The proteins below are encoded in one region of Styela clava chromosome 4, kaStyClav1.hap1.2, whole genome shotgun sequence:
- the LOC120327241 gene encoding cytochrome c oxidase assembly protein COX16 homolog, mitochondrial-like, giving the protein MYFSLYENLSNVKEYVMLNRLRTLYERVLPSRHLRQGVPFLAFLVLGWLGIREFANIRYDIKKKYGQSDAFRERMEKGGKKKIKEIDPEEEYKKLVEDADLDSWFNIRGPRPEEDSRAIQQELREKHQKLDSASN; this is encoded by the coding sequence ATGTATTTTAGTCTATATGAGAATTTGAGTAATGTGAAGGAATACGTAATGCTTAATAGGTTGCGGACTTTGTATGAACGGGTCTTGCCCAGTCGACATTTAAGACAAGGAGTTCCATTTCTGGCGTTCCTAGTTCTTGGATGGCTCGGTATTCGAGAATTTGCTAATATACGTTATGATATAAAGAAGAAATACGGACAATCAGATGCTTTCAGGGAAAGAATGGAAAAAGgaggaaagaaaaaaattaaggAAATTGATCCTGAAGAGGAGTATAAAAAACTAGTGGAAGATGCTGATCTTGATTCCTGGTTTAACATTAGAGGTCCGAGACCTGAGGAAGATTCAAGAGCAATACAACAGGAGCTGAGAGAGAAGCATCAGAAGTTGGACTCTGCTTCAaattaa
- the LOC120327246 gene encoding eukaryotic translation initiation factor 1-like, producing MSSNPLAVQEFDPFADASNVNDSKQSTQSGVIHIRIQQRNGRKTLTTVQGIGEDYDKKKIIKKCKKEFACNGTVVDHPEYGEVVQLQGDQRYKISEFLVKVGIAKQDQLKLHGF from the coding sequence ATGAGTTCAAACCCACTAGCAGTTCAGGAGTTTGACCCGTTTGCAGATGCAAGCAACGTCAACGACTCGAAGCAGTCCACCCAAAGTGGAGTAATACATATACGTATTCAACAGAGAAATGGTCGTAAAACGCTGACTACTGTACAGGGAATCGGAGAAGATTAtgacaagaaaaaaattataaagaaaTGTAAGAAAGAATTTGCTTGCAACGGAACGGTAGTTGACCATCCTGAGTATGGCGAAGTGGTCCAGTTGCAAGGTGATCAACGCTACAAGATCTCTGAGTTCCTTGTCAAAGTTGGCATTGCAAAACAGGATCAGCTGAAGCTGCATGGATTTTAG